In Nocardioides sp., the following proteins share a genomic window:
- a CDS encoding endonuclease/exonuclease/phosphatase family protein, translating into MSQFNLWSENPSWRDDLRTLVRRHQPDLIGLSETYDKSASTLAPAGYRAWLPVEPRHAQDTAVLWRDDWTLLASGSAHMSAEPDLRFPSWRLRRANWATLRTHTGAVVSVIAVHPNPVGIDLHEYLRNLGGLVARLSARGPVFVPGDFNVRYEGDGYPVRWVSAAGLMNPYDTLGAPVGGTGRHGGTIDWVLASASLTAVRLRTLSDLGSDHVAVTVEFAP; encoded by the coding sequence GTGTCGCAGTTCAACCTTTGGTCGGAGAACCCATCCTGGCGCGACGATTTGCGGACCCTCGTTCGCAGGCACCAACCCGATCTGATCGGGCTCAGCGAGACGTACGACAAGTCGGCGTCGACGCTGGCGCCTGCCGGCTATCGGGCCTGGCTGCCGGTTGAGCCCCGGCACGCGCAGGACACGGCCGTGCTGTGGCGCGACGACTGGACGCTGCTGGCGTCGGGTTCGGCCCACATGTCGGCCGAACCCGACCTGCGCTTCCCCTCGTGGCGGCTGCGCCGGGCCAACTGGGCGACCCTGCGTACGCACACCGGCGCCGTCGTCTCGGTGATCGCGGTCCATCCCAATCCCGTGGGCATCGACCTGCACGAGTACCTCCGCAACCTGGGCGGCCTGGTCGCGCGACTGTCGGCCCGGGGCCCGGTCTTCGTGCCGGGGGACTTCAACGTCCGCTATGAGGGGGACGGCTACCCCGTGCGCTGGGTATCCGCTGCTGGGTTGATGAATCCGTACGACACCCTCGGCGCACCGGTCGGCGGCACCGGCAGGCACGGCGGGACCATCGACTGGGTGCTGGCCTCGGCCTCCCTGACGGCCGTCCGGCTGCGTACGTTGTCCGATCTCGGCTCAGATCATGTCGCGGTGACCGTGGAGTTCGCGCCCTGA
- a CDS encoding alpha/beta hydrolase yields the protein MESTKPRWLVPVLVTMMVLALIGVGIAITYEASKPIAQPTFPTRSPSATSSAAVEPPEPELAEFYGQSLDWEGCRSAYECASLTVPVDYADPTGETVEIALLRVRAQGTPIGSLVVNPGGPGAPGTSYAAAAEQVFRPALLESYDIVGFDPRGTGESSPVDCLSDGALDDYLAGDPDPDDAEEEAEFFDSLRDFGQGCVDNTGDLISHVTTQEAARDMDVLRAALGEEHLDYFGASYGTRLGATYAEFFPDRVGRFVLDGALDVSLSSRDITLGQARGFERALSAYVQACVDRGGCFLGDSVDEGLATIKELLAETDQEPLGTGTDRELTQGRALYGLIAPLYNKDYWYILDTALADALKGDGAGLLNLADLYASRNGDGTYEDNSSEAIFAINCLDDPWAIGPRKIHAAVPEFEEASPTLGRTFAWMLAGCKGQVARSTLAPLDIRAAGAAPIVVIGTTRDPATPYEWAEALAAQLESGVLVSRDGDGHTGYNSGNRCVDLAVEDYLVEGTVPDDGLSC from the coding sequence ATGGAGTCCACCAAACCGCGCTGGCTGGTGCCCGTGCTCGTCACCATGATGGTGCTGGCGCTGATCGGCGTGGGCATCGCGATCACGTACGAAGCCTCCAAACCGATCGCGCAGCCCACCTTCCCGACCCGCTCGCCGTCTGCGACCTCCAGCGCCGCGGTGGAGCCGCCAGAGCCCGAGTTGGCCGAGTTCTACGGCCAGTCGCTGGACTGGGAGGGGTGCCGCAGTGCGTACGAATGTGCGTCCCTGACCGTGCCGGTCGACTACGCCGACCCGACCGGTGAGACCGTGGAGATCGCGTTGTTGCGGGTGCGCGCCCAGGGCACCCCGATCGGATCGCTGGTCGTGAATCCGGGTGGTCCCGGAGCCCCGGGGACCTCCTATGCGGCCGCCGCCGAGCAGGTGTTTCGTCCGGCGCTGCTCGAGTCGTACGACATCGTCGGCTTCGACCCGCGCGGCACGGGGGAGAGCAGCCCGGTCGACTGCCTCTCCGACGGGGCGCTCGATGACTATCTCGCGGGTGATCCCGACCCCGATGATGCCGAGGAGGAGGCCGAGTTCTTCGATTCGTTGCGTGACTTCGGCCAGGGTTGTGTGGACAACACCGGTGACCTGATCTCCCACGTCACCACCCAGGAGGCGGCGCGTGACATGGATGTCCTGCGCGCGGCTCTCGGCGAAGAGCACCTGGACTACTTCGGGGCTTCCTACGGCACCCGTCTCGGGGCGACGTACGCCGAGTTCTTCCCCGACCGAGTCGGTCGCTTCGTCCTCGACGGGGCGCTCGACGTGTCGCTGTCCTCGCGCGACATTACGCTCGGGCAGGCACGGGGTTTCGAGCGGGCGCTCTCGGCGTACGTCCAAGCGTGCGTGGATCGAGGGGGCTGCTTCCTGGGCGACTCGGTCGACGAGGGGCTGGCCACGATCAAGGAGCTCCTCGCCGAGACGGATCAAGAGCCGCTCGGCACCGGCACCGATCGCGAGCTGACCCAGGGCCGGGCGCTCTATGGCCTGATCGCGCCGCTCTACAACAAGGACTACTGGTACATCCTGGACACCGCCTTGGCCGATGCCCTCAAGGGAGACGGTGCCGGGCTGTTGAACCTCGCCGACCTGTACGCCTCGCGCAACGGCGACGGCACGTATGAGGACAACTCGTCGGAAGCGATCTTCGCGATCAACTGCCTCGACGATCCGTGGGCGATCGGGCCGCGCAAGATCCACGCGGCGGTGCCGGAGTTCGAGGAGGCGTCCCCGACTCTGGGGCGTACGTTCGCCTGGATGCTGGCCGGCTGCAAGGGGCAGGTGGCGCGCTCGACACTCGCACCACTCGACATCCGTGCGGCCGGTGCGGCGCCGATCGTGGTGATCGGGACGACGCGTGATCCGGCGACACCGTACGAATGGGCCGAGGCATTGGCCGCTCAGTTGGAGTCCGGGGTGCTGGTCTCGCGTGACGGGGATGGGCACACGGGTTATAACTCGGGCAACCGTTGCGTGGATCTGGCGGTGGAGGACTACCTGGTCGAGGGGACCGTGCCGGATGACGGGTTGAGCTGCTGA
- a CDS encoding DNA polymerase III subunit delta', which produces MTVWDTLVGQQVAITALQAATSGQGMTHAWLFSGPPGSGRSNLALVFAAALQCERPGGVAAGCGECHACHTVMVKTHADVRLVATQQLTIGVDDVRELVRRAALTPVGSGWQIIIIEDADRLTDQASNALLKAIEEPSERTVWMLCAPTAEDMLPTIRSRCRMVELSTPHARDVEAFLIAQGADRQRAHTAARAAQGHIGRARALATDDETMQRRHSVVTLPFGLTSLGAAMSAAETVNEAAKAEAKAFTDEADEREKTALASAYGVVQGGRRPREYAPALAALERDQKKRATRQVRDVVDRGLMDLASVYRDALRIAAASGAELVNEDLRRQVQDLAGAASAEVNLARIEMIFAAREQLLEFNVPPLLALESMMVGLWLAGMEAK; this is translated from the coding sequence ATGACCGTCTGGGACACGTTGGTCGGCCAGCAGGTGGCGATCACGGCCCTTCAGGCCGCCACGTCCGGGCAGGGGATGACCCATGCCTGGCTCTTCTCCGGTCCGCCGGGCTCCGGCCGCTCCAACCTGGCGCTGGTCTTCGCGGCGGCGTTGCAGTGCGAGCGCCCCGGCGGTGTGGCCGCTGGTTGCGGCGAGTGCCACGCCTGTCACACGGTGATGGTCAAGACGCATGCGGACGTACGACTGGTCGCGACGCAGCAACTCACCATCGGCGTCGATGACGTGCGCGAACTCGTTCGTCGGGCCGCCCTGACGCCGGTGGGCAGCGGCTGGCAGATCATCATCATCGAGGACGCAGACCGGCTCACCGACCAGGCTTCCAACGCGCTGCTGAAGGCGATCGAGGAGCCGTCGGAGCGTACGGTCTGGATGCTCTGCGCTCCGACGGCAGAAGATATGCTGCCGACGATTCGCTCCCGCTGCCGGATGGTCGAGTTGTCCACCCCGCACGCCCGCGACGTCGAGGCATTCCTGATAGCCCAAGGGGCTGACCGGCAACGCGCTCACACGGCCGCTCGTGCAGCGCAGGGACACATCGGCCGCGCGCGTGCGCTCGCGACCGACGACGAGACCATGCAGCGCCGCCACAGCGTCGTCACGTTGCCGTTCGGCCTGACGTCACTGGGTGCCGCGATGTCCGCGGCCGAGACGGTCAACGAGGCAGCCAAGGCCGAGGCGAAGGCGTTTACCGACGAGGCGGACGAGCGGGAGAAGACCGCCCTCGCGTCGGCGTACGGCGTCGTGCAGGGCGGCCGTCGGCCGCGAGAGTACGCCCCGGCGCTCGCGGCACTGGAGCGCGACCAGAAGAAGCGCGCGACCCGGCAGGTGCGCGATGTCGTGGATCGCGGCCTGATGGATCTCGCGTCGGTCTATCGTGACGCGCTGCGGATCGCGGCTGCAAGCGGTGCCGAGTTGGTCAACGAGGACCTGCGCCGCCAGGTCCAGGACCTGGCCGGTGCCGCCTCTGCGGAGGTCAACCTGGCGCGGATCGAGATGATCTTCGCGGCTCGCGAACAACTGCTGGAGTTCAACGTGCCGCCGTTGCTTGCGTTGGAGTCGATGATGGTGGGGTTGTGGCTCGCCGGCATGGAAGCGAAGTGA
- the tmk gene encoding dTMP kinase has translation MTDPVYSDRGVFVCFEGGEGAGKSTQSRLLREWLESQGVTVVSTFEPGDTAVGQKIRQILLDPATGALADRTESLLYAADKAEHVETVVKPALARGEVVITDRYVDSTLAYQGAGRALDVGEVEEVARWATGNLRPHVTVVLDLEPSAGLGRFEERDRIEGESLEFHERVRVAFLLMAQAAPEHYLVLDARAPVEEIAAAVRARIEPLLDQVAR, from the coding sequence GTGACCGATCCCGTCTACTCCGACCGCGGGGTATTCGTGTGCTTCGAGGGCGGTGAGGGCGCGGGCAAGTCGACCCAGTCCCGACTCCTGCGCGAATGGCTGGAGTCCCAGGGCGTCACGGTGGTGTCGACCTTCGAGCCCGGCGACACGGCAGTCGGTCAGAAGATCCGCCAGATCCTGCTCGACCCGGCCACCGGCGCGCTCGCCGACCGCACCGAGTCGCTGCTCTACGCCGCAGACAAGGCCGAGCATGTGGAGACCGTCGTCAAGCCTGCACTGGCTCGCGGCGAGGTCGTGATCACCGACCGCTATGTCGACTCGACCCTGGCCTACCAGGGCGCGGGGCGTGCCCTGGACGTCGGGGAGGTCGAGGAGGTCGCTCGCTGGGCGACCGGAAACCTGCGTCCGCACGTGACCGTGGTGCTCGACCTGGAGCCGAGCGCCGGGCTGGGGCGCTTCGAGGAGCGCGACCGGATCGAGGGTGAGTCGCTGGAGTTCCACGAGCGCGTACGGGTGGCATTCCTCCTGATGGCGCAGGCGGCGCCGGAGCACTACCTGGTGCTCGACGCTCGCGCACCGGTCGAGGAGATCGCGGCGGCCGTACGCGCTCGGATCGAGCCGCTGCTCGATCAGGTGGCCCGATGA
- a CDS encoding enoyl-CoA hydratase, which produces MSTDEPVHYVVDGPTAYVTMNRPEFANAQNSAMTYALDDAFSRAVDDVEVKVIVLRGAGRHFSSGHDIGTPGRDVDTSFERRAVLHWDHVGQQGVESRWARESEVYLGMCRRWREVPKPTIAMVHGACIAGGLMLAWACDFIVASDTAYFRDPTVAMGIPGVEFFAHPWALNPRAAKELLFTGEAISAERAYALGMVNRVVPEPELQETVDQLANRIAQMPRLGLALAKKAVNQAEDLMGLHAGMDAVFGLHHAAHAHNAEVFGDSLARGV; this is translated from the coding sequence ATGAGCACCGACGAGCCGGTTCACTACGTTGTCGACGGTCCCACGGCGTACGTCACGATGAACCGCCCGGAGTTCGCCAACGCGCAGAACTCGGCGATGACGTACGCACTCGACGACGCGTTCAGCCGCGCCGTCGACGACGTCGAGGTCAAAGTGATCGTGCTGCGCGGCGCCGGTCGGCATTTCTCGTCAGGCCACGACATCGGTACGCCAGGGCGAGATGTCGATACCTCATTCGAGCGGCGCGCCGTCTTGCATTGGGACCATGTGGGTCAGCAGGGCGTCGAGTCCCGGTGGGCCCGAGAATCCGAGGTCTATCTCGGTATGTGCCGACGGTGGCGTGAGGTGCCGAAGCCGACGATCGCGATGGTCCACGGTGCCTGCATCGCCGGGGGGCTGATGCTCGCATGGGCCTGCGACTTCATCGTGGCATCCGATACCGCTTACTTCCGCGATCCGACCGTGGCGATGGGGATCCCTGGCGTGGAGTTCTTCGCGCACCCCTGGGCGCTGAATCCCCGTGCCGCCAAGGAACTGCTCTTCACTGGCGAGGCGATAAGCGCCGAACGTGCCTATGCCCTCGGCATGGTGAACCGCGTCGTGCCCGAGCCTGAGCTCCAAGAGACGGTTGACCAGCTAGCCAACCGGATAGCCCAGATGCCCCGCCTCGGTCTGGCGCTCGCCAAGAAGGCGGTCAACCAGGCAGAGGATCTGATGGGGCTGCACGCCGGGATGGATGCTGTCTTCGGTCTGCACCACGCGGCACACGCGCACAACGCGGAAGTCTTCGGGGACAGCTTGGCCAGAGGCGTGTGA
- a CDS encoding TRAP transporter small permease, which yields MIITFLMMLQITANAVLRTYFKQPIEYTLEITQYWYMPTLAFLGFMAAQRRGQHIAADLIFTRLPEVTKRPVLASLYAAAVVLSIGLAWYGWGEAVEAFEFKKHAGVSPLPAWPVYFLAPLAFAVMTVQYAYATIRVFTHGVDDSLEEAELKSVDEDEVLAAREDR from the coding sequence GTGATCATCACGTTTTTGATGATGCTGCAGATCACCGCCAACGCCGTGCTGCGGACCTACTTCAAACAACCCATCGAATACACCCTTGAGATCACCCAGTACTGGTACATGCCCACGCTGGCCTTCCTTGGCTTCATGGCGGCCCAGCGCAGAGGCCAGCACATCGCCGCGGACCTGATCTTCACCCGGTTGCCGGAGGTGACCAAGCGTCCCGTGTTGGCCTCGCTGTACGCGGCTGCGGTCGTGCTGAGCATCGGGCTGGCGTGGTACGGCTGGGGGGAGGCTGTCGAGGCCTTCGAGTTCAAGAAGCACGCGGGGGTCTCCCCGCTGCCGGCGTGGCCGGTGTACTTCTTGGCACCGCTCGCCTTCGCCGTGATGACCGTGCAGTACGCCTATGCCACGATCCGGGTCTTCACCCACGGCGTGGATGACAGCCTCGAAGAGGCCGAGCTCAAAAGCGTCGACGAGGACGAGGTCCTTGCTGCGCGAGAGGACCGCTGA
- a CDS encoding NAD(P)H-quinone oxidoreductase produces the protein MRAITMESFGGPDVMALTELPDPVAGEGEVVIEVAATAVNRADTLQRQGYYPPPPGVTDVMGLECAGTIVEVGQAVERWQVGDRVCALLAGGGYASRVAVPWQQVMPVPSNLDLPAVAALPEVSATVWSNVWMTARLQPGETLLVHGGAGGIGSFAIQLATALGHRVITTVGSDEKANTARGLGADLAINYRTEDFVAATKEATDGRGVDVILDNMAGSYLARNLSTLATGGRLAIIGMQGGTRAELDMGKLLVKRAAVMATSLRPRPVAEKGAICREVEDSIWPLVESGQILPVIDQVMPLSEVAQAHQRLEASEHTGKIVLIP, from the coding sequence ATGCGTGCGATCACCATGGAGTCGTTCGGTGGGCCTGATGTCATGGCGCTCACCGAGTTGCCGGATCCCGTTGCAGGCGAGGGCGAGGTGGTCATCGAGGTGGCGGCGACTGCCGTCAATCGCGCAGACACCTTGCAACGGCAGGGCTACTACCCGCCGCCGCCCGGCGTGACGGACGTCATGGGCCTCGAGTGCGCGGGCACGATCGTCGAGGTCGGCCAAGCGGTCGAACGGTGGCAGGTCGGTGACCGAGTGTGCGCTCTGCTCGCCGGAGGCGGGTACGCCAGCAGGGTCGCGGTGCCTTGGCAACAGGTCATGCCCGTGCCCTCGAATCTCGACCTTCCAGCCGTCGCTGCGCTGCCGGAGGTCTCCGCGACGGTGTGGTCGAACGTGTGGATGACGGCGCGGTTGCAACCGGGCGAGACGCTGCTGGTCCACGGCGGGGCTGGCGGTATCGGCAGCTTCGCCATCCAGTTGGCGACCGCCCTGGGGCATCGCGTGATCACGACCGTGGGAAGCGACGAGAAGGCGAACACGGCGCGCGGCCTGGGCGCCGACCTAGCGATCAATTACCGCACCGAAGACTTCGTGGCCGCGACCAAGGAAGCCACCGACGGTCGCGGTGTCGACGTCATCCTCGACAACATGGCGGGTTCGTACCTCGCACGCAACCTGTCCACCCTCGCCACCGGTGGCCGACTCGCGATCATCGGCATGCAGGGCGGCACGCGCGCCGAACTCGACATGGGCAAGTTGCTGGTGAAGCGAGCCGCGGTGATGGCGACCTCGCTGCGGCCTCGGCCGGTGGCAGAAAAGGGCGCGATCTGTCGCGAGGTGGAGGATTCGATCTGGCCCCTGGTGGAGTCGGGACAGATCCTCCCGGTCATCGATCAAGTCATGCCGCTCTCGGAGGTCGCACAGGCACACCAGCGGCTTGAGGCAAGCGAGCACACCGGCAAGATCGTGCTCATTCCCTGA
- the topA gene encoding type I DNA topoisomerase: MAHKLVIVESPGKISKIRDYLGKGYVVEASIGHIRDLPQSAADTPAKIKDKPWGRMAVDVDNDFTPYYVVPAKSRDQVRKLKGLVKDADELYLATDGDREGEAIAWHLLDELKPKNIPVHRMVFGEITRSAIEEAVANPRQINDDLVEAQEARRILDRLYGYEVSPVLWRKVMSGLSAGRVQSVATRLVVDRERERMAFRVASYWDLQGTFDAGDKHDPRMFPAKLHSIDGSRVASGSDFDNTATLKSQSKLHLNQAAAEALVRALGDTTYSVRSVESKPYRRQPYAPFRTTTMQQEASRKLGMSASTTMSVAQRLYEGGYITYMRTDSITLSTSAIAAARNQVRDLYGAEYLPDAPRVYSGKVKNAQEAHEAIRPAGDSFQTPAQTGLSGDQFRLYELIWMRTVASQMKDATGNSVTVRLGGQSSDGRDVVFSASGRTITFHGFLKAYVEGRDDSKRADDAETRLPGLSQGETVSAASISAEGHETKPPARYTEATLIKELEDREIGRPSTYASIIGTIQNRGYVYKKGTALVPAWIAFSATRLLEEHFPRQISYEFTAGMEDVLDDIAKGEKDRVSELQEFYFGNDSVAGLHTLVNELGEIDAKDLATFPIGGKESGIVLRVGRYGPYLEGPDDEGNPAGKRANVPDDLPPDELTLEKAKELFANPAGEEIALGAHPETGLQIVAKNGRFGPYVTEVLPEDASKSAKPRTGSLFKSMTLQTVSLDDALKLLSLPRVVGSDAEGVEITAQNGRYGPYLKKGTDSRSLVSEDQLLTITLDEALAIYAQPKTRGRAAAAAPLKELGNDPVSGQPIVVKSGRFGEYVTDGEYNATLRKDDSVEDITTERAAELLADRRARGPAKKTAKRAAKKSTRKSTAKKTAAKKTTAKKTTKKAAAKKS; this comes from the coding sequence GTGGCACACAAGTTGGTGATCGTCGAGTCGCCCGGAAAGATCTCCAAGATCCGGGACTACCTCGGCAAGGGGTACGTCGTCGAGGCGTCCATTGGTCACATCCGCGACCTTCCGCAGAGCGCTGCCGACACTCCTGCCAAGATCAAGGACAAGCCCTGGGGGCGGATGGCTGTCGACGTCGACAACGACTTCACGCCCTATTACGTCGTCCCGGCCAAGTCGCGCGACCAGGTCCGCAAACTCAAAGGCTTGGTCAAGGACGCCGACGAGCTCTACCTCGCCACCGATGGTGACCGCGAGGGCGAGGCGATCGCCTGGCATCTGCTCGACGAACTCAAGCCCAAGAACATCCCGGTCCACCGGATGGTCTTCGGCGAGATCACCCGCTCCGCGATCGAAGAGGCTGTCGCCAACCCGCGCCAGATCAACGACGATCTGGTCGAGGCGCAAGAAGCGCGTCGCATCCTGGACCGGCTCTACGGCTACGAGGTCAGCCCGGTGCTGTGGCGCAAGGTGATGAGCGGACTCTCGGCCGGTCGCGTCCAGTCCGTGGCCACCCGACTCGTGGTCGACCGCGAGCGCGAGCGGATGGCGTTCCGGGTCGCGTCCTACTGGGATCTGCAAGGCACGTTCGACGCGGGCGACAAACACGACCCGCGGATGTTCCCCGCCAAGCTGCACTCGATCGACGGCTCCCGCGTCGCGAGCGGCTCGGATTTCGACAACACCGCCACGCTGAAGTCGCAGAGCAAGCTGCACCTCAACCAGGCCGCGGCCGAGGCACTCGTACGCGCTCTGGGCGACACGACCTATTCCGTACGCTCGGTCGAGTCCAAGCCCTACCGCCGCCAGCCGTACGCCCCCTTCCGCACCACCACGATGCAGCAGGAGGCCTCGCGCAAGCTTGGCATGAGCGCGTCGACCACGATGTCGGTGGCGCAGCGTCTCTATGAGGGCGGTTACATCACCTATATGCGTACGGATTCGATCACGCTGTCGACGTCGGCGATCGCGGCCGCCCGCAACCAGGTGCGCGACCTTTACGGGGCCGAATACCTTCCCGACGCTCCGCGCGTCTACTCCGGCAAGGTCAAGAACGCCCAAGAGGCGCACGAGGCGATTCGTCCGGCCGGCGACTCGTTCCAGACTCCGGCGCAGACCGGCCTGAGCGGCGACCAGTTCCGCCTCTATGAGCTGATCTGGATGCGTACGGTCGCCTCGCAGATGAAGGACGCGACCGGCAACTCCGTCACCGTCCGCCTGGGTGGGCAGTCCTCCGACGGTCGGGACGTGGTTTTCTCCGCGAGTGGTCGCACGATCACCTTCCACGGCTTCCTCAAGGCGTACGTCGAGGGCCGCGACGACTCCAAGCGCGCCGACGACGCCGAGACCCGGCTGCCCGGCCTGAGCCAGGGCGAGACCGTGTCGGCCGCGTCGATCTCGGCCGAGGGTCACGAGACCAAGCCCCCGGCTCGCTACACCGAGGCCACGCTGATCAAGGAACTCGAGGATCGCGAGATCGGGCGCCCGTCGACGTACGCCTCGATCATCGGCACCATCCAGAACCGCGGCTATGTCTACAAGAAGGGCACCGCGCTGGTGCCTGCCTGGATCGCGTTCTCCGCGACTCGGCTGCTGGAGGAGCACTTCCCGCGCCAGATCTCGTACGAGTTCACCGCCGGGATGGAAGACGTCCTCGACGACATCGCCAAGGGTGAGAAGGACCGGGTCAGCGAACTGCAGGAGTTCTACTTCGGCAACGACTCGGTCGCGGGTCTGCACACCCTGGTCAACGAGTTGGGCGAGATCGATGCCAAGGACCTTGCCACCTTCCCGATCGGTGGCAAGGAGTCGGGCATCGTGCTGCGGGTGGGTCGCTACGGCCCCTACCTCGAAGGTCCCGACGACGAAGGCAACCCTGCGGGCAAGCGGGCCAACGTGCCCGACGACCTGCCGCCCGACGAGTTGACGCTGGAGAAGGCCAAGGAACTCTTCGCCAATCCGGCAGGGGAGGAGATCGCGCTGGGTGCGCACCCCGAGACCGGCTTGCAGATCGTGGCGAAGAACGGTCGCTTCGGTCCGTACGTGACCGAGGTGCTGCCCGAGGACGCGTCGAAGTCCGCGAAGCCGCGTACGGGTTCGCTGTTCAAGTCGATGACGTTGCAGACCGTGTCCTTGGACGACGCGCTCAAGCTGTTGTCGCTGCCGCGTGTGGTCGGCTCGGACGCCGAGGGTGTGGAGATCACCGCGCAGAACGGTCGCTACGGGCCGTACCTGAAGAAGGGCACCGACTCCAGGTCGCTGGTCAGCGAGGACCAACTGCTGACGATCACCCTCGACGAGGCTCTGGCGATCTATGCCCAGCCCAAGACCCGTGGTCGTGCTGCTGCCGCGGCGCCGCTGAAGGAACTCGGCAACGACCCGGTCTCCGGTCAGCCGATCGTGGTGAAGTCGGGCCGTTTCGGCGAATACGTCACCGACGGCGAATACAACGCCACCTTGCGCAAGGATGACTCGGTCGAGGACATCACGACCGAGCGGGCTGCCGAACTGCTCGCCGATCGGCGCGCTCGTGGTCCGGCGAAGAAGACTGCCAAGCGGGCGGCGAAGAAGTCGACCAGGAAGTCGACTGCGAAGAAGACGGCCGCCAAGAAGACGACCGCGAAGAAGACGACGAAGAAGGCTGCCGCGAAGAAGTCCTGA
- a CDS encoding LysR family transcriptional regulator, which yields MLSLHQLTCFLATYEAGSLTAAAADLGYAQPSVSEQIRSLEKSLGVTLFERVGRGVLPTSAAESLRPYAEATLAAADQARRAVQAVKELETGTIRFGVFGISRLYLSATLIGDVLDRYPGVRVELIGQNSSEVLDDLRRGRIEAALVASPASTEGLEIIPVARDELVYISVHPERVAKPVTAKRLAESPMVLPETSFASVDATRGRLRQMVHEAGFNPRTRVEVEDVETAVEVAGAGYADTVIPRGAANAILPRLAPDAGFVSLSPALYETFAIVHRTGAHLSPAAQLMIKLATERILQVAEPLR from the coding sequence ATGCTTTCGCTGCATCAACTCACCTGCTTCCTCGCGACGTACGAAGCCGGCTCGCTGACCGCCGCCGCCGCCGACCTCGGCTACGCCCAGCCCAGCGTCTCGGAGCAGATCCGCTCGCTGGAGAAGTCCCTGGGCGTCACGCTCTTCGAGCGAGTAGGAAGAGGCGTCCTCCCCACGTCGGCCGCTGAGTCACTGCGACCGTACGCAGAAGCAACCCTCGCAGCGGCCGACCAAGCCAGGCGCGCCGTGCAGGCGGTGAAAGAACTCGAGACAGGCACCATCCGCTTCGGTGTCTTCGGCATCTCCCGGCTCTACCTCAGCGCCACGCTGATCGGCGACGTGCTGGACCGCTACCCCGGAGTCCGCGTCGAACTCATCGGCCAGAACTCCTCCGAGGTCCTCGACGACCTGCGCCGCGGCCGGATCGAGGCCGCCCTCGTCGCCTCACCGGCCAGCACCGAGGGCCTGGAGATCATCCCGGTCGCACGAGACGAATTGGTCTATATCTCGGTCCACCCCGAGCGCGTGGCAAAGCCCGTCACCGCCAAACGGCTGGCCGAGTCGCCGATGGTCCTGCCTGAGACGAGTTTCGCCTCGGTCGACGCGACCCGCGGGCGGCTGCGGCAGATGGTGCACGAGGCCGGCTTCAACCCGCGTACGCGTGTGGAGGTGGAGGATGTCGAGACCGCCGTCGAGGTGGCCGGGGCCGGCTACGCCGACACCGTCATCCCTCGAGGGGCGGCCAACGCGATCCTGCCCAGACTCGCACCGGACGCGGGCTTCGTCAGCCTCAGTCCGGCCCTCTACGAGACCTTCGCGATCGTGCACCGCACGGGCGCGCACCTGAGCCCGGCCGCGCAACTGATGATCAAACTCGCGACCGAACGGATCCTGCAGGTCGCCGAGCCTCTGCGCTGA